The window CCTGGGAAAGGCCCGGATCATGCGACACCTCGAAGCAGGGTTTCCTCGATAACCTCGTCCTCCGTTGTGATCTCAGCGGTATTCCCGGTTTCATCCGCGTCGATCAGTTCCCAATTCTCGGAAACGAGCAGAACGTTGTTGACGCAGCCCGGCGGCGCGGCCTTGATGACAACCTCCCGGCCCAAGGCCGAGAAGATGTCGGAGAGGGAACGCAGGGTCAGGTTGGAGTAACCGCGCAGCAGCTTGGTGATGTAGGACTTCGAGGTTCCCAGGCGGCGGGCGAGTTCGGCCCGGCTGGTCTCGCTCTGCTCCATCACTTCCCAAATGAGCTGGCTGACGTCGAAGATCAAGCCCTCCTGGGCCAGCAGGCGGCGATCCTCGTCGTTTTCGATCAAGTCGTAGTAGAGGCCCCGCTTCTCCATCACTCGTCAACCTTCCAGATATGCCGCTCTGTCATCCTTGACCAGCCGGATCGTCGTCGGATCCGCCTTGTTTCTCTTTTTTTCAACGGCGCGGCACATGATGAACCTGTCTGCGTCGAAAAAGCCGTACACCCTTATCTGATAGGCCTTAATCGCATAAACACCATCACCTTCATTGTTGAAATGCTCTTTACCGGGCCGCTGTATTACGCATATTCGTTGCATCCATTTCCGGATTCTTCGGTAGTCGTTGGGCTTGTTCCTGCTCAATTTCATCAGGAAATCGAGCACCCGGTTCGCTCCGTTATCGTCAACAAGAAAGGACGTGCTGCGGTATTCCCCTTGGTGGAAAAGGATCGTGTCCATGCATCGCCCCGCCAAGTTAACCTGTGGGTTAACTTCTGTCAAGTCCTTTTTTACACCAGCGGCTTGCCGAAGCACAGGATCGTCGCCGTCTGGTTGATGTGGCCGATGTACTGCTCGCCGTAGGTCGAGAAGCCGGCGTAGGTCCGCCCGCCCAGGCTGCGGACGAACTCGTCGACGATCCCCCGGCTCTCCAGCTCCAGGTGCCGCAGGATGCAGTTGAAGACCAGCATGGCGCCGATGGAGCGTCCCAGGTCCTGTTCGGCCTCGTTGACGGCCTGCTCGGTGCGCCCCGGGATATCGGTGTTGTCGAGCAAGCGCAGCTCCGAGCCCTCCTCGACCTGGCAGTAGAACTTGATGCTCGCCCCGTCGTCGAGGATCTGCTGCGGGCTGCGCACGTAGGGCTCGTCGCCCACGGCCAGGCCGATGGGGTGGCTGGTCATCGCCTCGCGGTCCAGCTTGTCCGGGGGCAACCCCAGGGCGGTGGCGTAGGCCTCGACGGCGGGCTTGTCGTTGAACTCGAAGACGGTGCGCTCGGCCTTGTCGACCTTGGTCGCCAGCAGCTTGTCATTGCGCATGCTGAAGCTCTGGGTCTTGGCGATGGTGTAGGGCACCCTGAGCTTGAGCAGGGCCAGCACGGCGGCGTCGCTGTAGCATTTATCCTCGCAGAAGACCCAGGTCTTGTTGAACTTGAGGTCGTCGCCGGCCGAGCCGCCGATGAACAGGGCGTCCGTCGCCCCGCCGAGGGCCACCATCAACGCCTCCTCGCCCCCGGAGAGGCCGTCGGGCAGCACCAGGCCGACGTACTTGTCGGGATCGAGATCCAGCGGCTCGACGCCGTACTGCTCGGCCAGGTAACGCACGGCCTTGGTGGCCCCGGCGGCGCCCCGGGAAAGCTCGGTCACCACGGCGAGCTCGACACCCTCGAGATACGTCGCCGGCAGGTAGAGCCCGACGACGGAAGCGTTGGTCAAGCCCCGCGGCGAGAGCTCACCGGCCGTCGAGCAGCCGATGACCTTGGTCAGCGGGAACTCGTTCTTGACCGCCCAGGCCAGGGCCTCGGGCTGGTAGACCGTCGAGGCGAAGAAGACGAACAGGCCGCCGGCCACCGAACCCACGGTTCGCTTAAGCTCCTTGGCGGCGCCGCCCGGCGAAGTCTCGTCGGAATAGGCCCAGCGGGCGTTGGTCGTCCTGGCCGCGCCGGCCTCGGCCTGCAACTGCGTCGCCAGCCGGCCGATGTCAACCCCCAGGTTGCGCCCGATGGTCACCAGGCGCTCGATGATGATCTCGTCGTCGGCGGAGTCCGCCGTGAACGACGCGAGCGGTCGCCCCAACTGGAGGGCGATCTTCTCCCGGGTGGACTTGATGCGCTCCCGCTTGCCCCGGGCCCGGGTCTTGACGATTTCTTCGATCAGGGTGCGGATGATGCCGGCCATCGGAACCTGCCTTTGCTAACAGGGAACTTGTCAAGTATATAGGCAGTTTACTATATCGGCAAACCCCGCGACAAGGGGCCAACGCTTCACCGGTGAAATGCTATACTTACAGGGTAGCCGCTTTGGATTCGCTTTGCCAGGTCCGACCGCCCCGCACACCCCGCAAGCAAGCCCGCCCCAACCCCGTGGGATGAATAACCCGGGAGGTCCCCATGCGACGTCCGCCGCTGTTGTTGCTGTTGTTGCTCAGCGTCCCGTTGTCGGCCGCCGAGCCGATCAGCCTGGCCGTCACCGACTTCGAACCCCTGGGCGTCTTTCCCGACCAGGCCCGGGCCGTGGCCGAGATCATCCGTACCGAACTGGTCGGCCTGCCCGGCATCCAGGTCATCGAGCGCGCCCGCCTGGCCGTCCTCCTCGAGGAGCGCAGCCTGTCGATGAGCGGGCTGACCACCGAACAAGCCGCCGAACTCGGTGAACTCACCGGCGCCGACTACGTCGCCGTCGGCTCCGTGGCCGCCCTCGGCAGCACCTACACCGTCAGCCTGCGCCTGGTCGAGGTCGCCACCTCCGAGGCCGTCCTCGGCGAGACCCAAACCGTCGGCGACGCCGAAGAGCTGCCCTGGGCCTGCCGCAGCCTGGCCGTCACCCTGGCCAAGGCCACCGGCTCCGAGGCCGCCGAGGTCGAGGTCCCCGTCTCCGGCGGCGCCCCGCCACGGGCCCAGAGCCTCAAGTTCTACCGCCGCGGCGAATACGACGAACCCCGCAGCGCCTTCGCCGCCGCCGAGACCGACCTCGTCGTCTGGGCCCTCGAACTCTTACGTGAGGAAACCGCCCTGCCCCAGACCCACGAGGTCAAGGTCCAGTGGATCGATCCCGCCGGTGAGAGCCGCTGGAGCGAGGTCCGCGCCGCCGAGTTCGCCGCCGGTCAGGCCGCCCGCCGTGTCATCGGCGGCAAAGGCTACACCGAGACCGGCGCCTGGGAAACCGGCGTCTGGACCCTGCGGACCCTCGTCGACGGCCAACTGGCTCTGACCCGCACGTTCACAATCGACTAGGGACCGCCCAACCACCCCGGCACGCCCCCAGGCCCCGGCGCGGTTGTTGCCCGAGTCCGTCCGGTTGGAAGACCGGACGGACTCGGTGTGCAAGAACCGTGACGGGGCCCGCGGCCGAACCCCCCGCCCCGCCGTCCACCCCTTATCCGCCAACCGTCCCTGTGTTATAATCTGCGGTGATTTGCCACTCAGCCACC of the Candidatus Coatesbacteria bacterium genome contains:
- a CDS encoding helix-turn-helix domain-containing protein, with the translated sequence MEKRGLYYDLIENDEDRRLLAQEGLIFDVSQLIWEVMEQSETSRAELARRLGTSKSYITKLLRGYSNLTLRSLSDIFSALGREVVIKAAPPGCVNNVLLVSENWELIDADETGNTAEITTEDEVIEETLLRGVA